A genome region from Oenanthe melanoleuca isolate GR-GAL-2019-014 chromosome 2, OMel1.0, whole genome shotgun sequence includes the following:
- the ARL4A gene encoding ADP-ribosylation factor-like protein 4A: MGNGLSDQTPILSSLPSFQSFHIVILGLDCAGKTTVLYRLQFNEFVNTVPTKGFNTEKIKVTLGNSKTVTFHFWDVGGQEKLRPLWKSYTRCTDGIVFVVDSVDVERMEEAKTELHKITRISENQGVPVLIIANKQDLRNSLSLSEIEKMLAMSELSSSTPWHLQPTCAIIGDGLKEGLEKLHDMIIKRRKMLRQQKKKR, encoded by the coding sequence GCCTTCCTTCCAGAGCTTTCACATCGTCATCCTGGGGCTGGACTGCGCCGGGAAGACGACGGTGCTCTACAGACTGCAGTTCAATGAGTTCGTCAACACGGTCCCCACTAAAGGATTTAATACGGAGAAAATCAAAGTGACGCTGGGCAACTCGAAGACGGTCACTTTCCACTTCTGGGATGTGGGCGgccaggagaagctgaggcCGCTGTGGAAGTCGTACACGAGGTGCACCGATGGCATCGTGTTTGTGGTGGACTCCGTCGACGTTGAGAGGATGGAGGAGGCCAAAACAGAACTTCATAAGATTACTAGGATATCTGAGAATCAAGGAGTGCCTGTCCTTATCATTGCTAACAAGCAGGACCTGAGGAactctctctccctttctgaAATCGAGAAAATGTTGGCGATGAGTGAGCTGAGTTCTTCAACGCCGTGGCATTTGCAGCCTACCTGTGCAATCATTGGAGACGGACTTAAAGAGGGACTGGAGAAACTACATGATATGATAATTAAGCGAAGGAAAATGTTgaggcagcagaaaaagaagagatga